In the genome of Maniola jurtina chromosome 3, ilManJurt1.1, whole genome shotgun sequence, one region contains:
- the LOC123880928 gene encoding integrin beta-PS: MFGRTSLLFCVWMSLLAVSLGQRAEQLLAQNPCSSKTTCSDCARTPSCAWCFAHDFNGPRCFNPSMEGGTAGCDEAYIFNPDNQQSIDPMYNRELTRAKGRMGIGMESSYYEESMSSSSSSSSSSSGVKGGAYGAAGGENLVQIKPQRVKLQLRMNQMQKMSFSYAQAQDYPVDLYYLMDLSRSMKNDKEKLSTLGSLLSSTMRNITSNFRIGFGSFVDKLVMPYVSTVPKNLISPCDGCAAPYGYKNQMSLSNDTDFFDKAVAHAEVSGNLDAPEGGFDAIMQAVVCKNEIGWREHARKLLVFSTDAGFHYAGDGKLGGIVQPNDGECHMEDNSYTYSTTQDYPSISQINLKVKEHAINVIFAVTSEQISVYEQLSRHIEGSSSGILSDDSDNVVDLVREQYNKITSTVEMKDTSSDALQISYYSSCLGSKDNVVQTNKCDGLKVSDVVEFTAEITLKECPKDPSKWKQSFTIYPVGVSESLNVEVEMLCDCPCEHPGHHAYDDRLEVCSGQGISACGVCVCKPGRFGKSCECSAHGGVSLEQERGCRPTNATSGPLCSNRGTCICGVCECNKMEDTLKVISGPFCECDNFTCDMNKGQLCSGPDHGECVCGKCSCKPQYTGPACRCLKDQKPCISPENGKVCGGNGKCVCGECVCNVDDDRHYSGKYCDKCPTCPGKCEDFKLCVLCEVHKRGPKYNADAPDRECGDCALYPEVVEGKIEANETSNEHLCSFYDEEDCLYVYVYSYNESQHLHIRAQKEHECPRKVFILGIVLGVIAAIVLVGLALLMLWKMVTTIHDRREFARFEKERMMAKWDTGENPIYKQATSTFKNPTYAGK, translated from the exons atgttcgGACGAACGAGCCTCCTGTTTTGCGTGTGGATGAGCTTATTGGCTGTTAGTTTGGGTCAACGCGCCGAGCAGTTGCTAGCCCAGAACCCGTGCTCGAGCAAGACGACTTGTAGCGACTGTGCGCGAACGCCGTCATGTGCATGGTGCTTCGCCCATGACTTCAACGGACCCCGCTGTTTCAACCCCTCGATGGAAGGCGGCACCGCAGGCTGCGATGAAGCTTACATATTCAATCCAGACAACCAGCAGTCCATCGATCCTATGTACAATCGGGAATTAACCAGAG CAAAGGGTCGAATGGGTATTGGAATGGAATCTTCCTACTATGAAGAGTCGATGAGTAGCAGCAGTAGTAGCAGTAGCAGCAGTAGCGGTGTCAAAGGCGGAGCATACGGAGCCGCAGGAGGCGAGAACCTCGTACAAATCAAACCGCAGAGAGTGAAGTTACAGTTGCGCATGA ATCAGATGCAAAAGATGTCGTTCTCATACGCGCAAGCGCAAGACTATCCAGTAGATCTCTACTACCTTATGGACCTCAGTAGATCGATGAAAAATGACAAGGAGAAGCTCAGTACGCTTGGCAGTCTGCTCTCAAGCACAATGAGAAACATCACTTCTAACTTTAGAATTGGTTTTGGTTCGTTCGTGGACAAACTCGTCATGCCATATGTTTCTACTGTGCCTAAAAA ctTGATTTCACCATGCGACGGGTGCGCAGCGCCATATGGCTACAAGAATCAGATGTCGCTAAGCAACGATACTGACTTTTTCGAT AAAGCAGTAGCACACGCAGAGGTGTCGGGTAACTTGGACGCACCCGAAGGCGGTTTCGATGCCATCATGCAAGCCGTGGTTTGCAAGAACGAGATCGGTTGGCGCGAGCACGCCAGGAAACTACTTGTATTTTCTACCGACGCGGGATTCCACTATGCTGGTGACGGAAAG CTTGGAGGCATTGTACAGCCGAATGACGGGGAATGCCATATGGAGGACAACTCATACACTTATTCAACAACTCAGGATTACCCCAGCATTTCCCAGATTAATCTTAAG GTAAAAGAGCACGCAATCAACGTGATATTCGCGGTGACCTCGGAGCAGATCAGTGTGTACGAGCAGCTCAGCAGGCACATCGAGGGCTCCAGCAGCGGCATCCTCAGCGACGACTCCGACAACGTGGTGGACCTCGTGCGCGAGCAGTATAAT AAAATCACGTCAACAGTGGAGATGAAAGATACGTCGAGTGATGCGCTGCAAATATCGTACTACTCATCCTGTCTAGGCAGCAAGGACAATGTTGTGCAGACAAACAAATGTGATGGACTTaag GTCAGTGATGTGGTTGAATTCACTGCTGAGATCACTTTGAAAGAGTGCCCTAAAGATCCGAGCAAATGGAAGCAAAGTTTCACCATCTATCCTGTCGGTGTGTCTGAGAGCCTCAATGTAGAAGTTGAAATGCTGTGCGACTGCCCTTGCGAGCACCCTGGACATCAT GCGTACGACGACCGTCTCGAAGTGTGCAGTGGTCAAGGCATCTCAGCGTGCGGAGTGTGCGTGTGCAAGCCTGGTCGCTTCGGCAAGAGCTGCGAGTGTTCCGCGCACGGCGGCGTGTCGCTGGAGCAGGAGCGCGGCTGTCGGCCCACCAACGCCACGTCCGGCCCGCTGTGCTCCAACCGCGGCACCTGCATCTGCGGCGTCTGCGAGTGCAACAAGATGGAGGACACCCTCAAG GTGATATCTGGTCCGTTCTGCGAGTGCGACAATTTCACGTGCGATATGAACAAGGGCCAGCTCTGCTCGGGGCCGGACCACGGCGAGTGTGTTTGTGGCAAGTGCAGCTGCAAGCCCCAGTACACCGGGCCCGCCTGCCGCTGTCTGAAGGACCAGAAGCCTTGTATATCCCCCG aaaaCGGCAAAGTCTGCGGCGGGAACGGCAAGTGTGTGTGCGGAGAGTGTGTGTGTAACGTTGACGATGATCGACACTACTCTGGGAAGTACTGCGACAAATGTCCT ACGTGCCCAGGAAAGTGCGAGGATTTCAAACTTTGCGTTCTATGTGAGGTGCACAAGCGTGGGCCCAAGTACAACGCAGATGCGCCCGATCGCGAGTGTGGCGATTGCGCCTTGTACCCTGAAGTTGTTGAAGGCAAAATCGAAG CAAACGAAACGTCGAACGAACACTTGTGCAGCTTCTACGACGAAGAGGACTGCCTGTACGTGTATGTGTACTCTTATAACGAGAGCCAGCATTTACACATCAGAGCGCAAAAGGAACACGAGTGTCCGCGAAAG GTGTTCATCCTGGGCATCGTGTTGGGCGTGATCGCCGCCATCGTGCTGGTGGGGCTGGCGCTGCTCATGCTGTGGAAGATGGTCACCACCATCCACGACCGCCGCGAGTTCGCGCGCTTCGAGAAAGAGCGCATGATGGCCAAGTGGGACACG GGCGAGAACCCAATTTACAAGCAAGCAACATCTACCTTCAAAAACCCCACATACGCTGGAAAATAG